In the genome of Raphanus sativus cultivar WK10039 chromosome 4, ASM80110v3, whole genome shotgun sequence, one region contains:
- the LOC108855749 gene encoding LOW QUALITY PROTEIN: zinc finger protein ZAT9-like (The sequence of the model RefSeq protein was modified relative to this genomic sequence to represent the inferred CDS: deleted 2 bases in 1 codon), with the protein MLVDSTFFLPLLLLLALCLLLKMESYKCKFCSKSFINERALCGHMRSHMPTLHNFCIDEEARPSQLSDETESDVSSSSSEEVEGKRNGLREEHDDQNFAFICSDESETKLSRNIINPTRKRSKRTRKLDSFATKKMKTSQLGYKTEPEPPHSSDSDTTTEEDLAFCLMMLSRDKWKKKKNNKTSSHKEVVEEMDNNSSKMNRATTTMKGRFTCETCGKVFKSYQALGGHRASHKKNRVSNKTEQRSETEYDNLVVVAEKRVHECPICLRVFLSGQALGGHKRSHGLGNLSVNHHHQVHGTESVKQRMIDLNLPAPREEDEVSVVFQ; encoded by the exons ATGCTTGTGGATTCCACTTTtttccttcctcttcttctacttcttgcTCTCTGT TTGCTATTGAAGATGGAGAGCTACAAGTGCAAGTTTTGCTCTAAGAGCTTCATCAACGAAAGAGCTTTATGTGGTCACATGAGATCTCACATGCCTACTCTTCACAACTTTTGCATTGATGAAGAGGCAAGGCCGAGTCAACTCAGTGATGAGACTGAGTCggatgtttcttcttcttcctctgaagAAGTAGAGGGAAAGAGAAATGGGTTGAGAGAGGAGCATGACGATCAGAACTTTGCTTTTATCTGCTCCGATGAAAGCGAGACCAAGCTGTCGAGGAATATTATTAACCCGACACGGAAACGATCCAAGCGAACTCGGAAGCTAGACTCGTTCGCTACAAAGAAGATGAAAACGAGTCAACTCGGTTACAAGACCGAGCCTGAGCCTCCTCACAGCTCAGATTCTGATACAACGACGGAGGAAGATCTCGCCTTTTGTCTCATGATGCTCTCAAGAGAcaaatggaagaagaagaagaacaacaaaactAGTAGTCATAAAGAAGTAGTTGAAGAGATGGACAACAACTCTAGCAAGATGAATCGAGCAACGACGACGATGAAAGGAAGATTCACGTGCGAGACATGTGGGAAAGTTTTTAAATCTTATCAAGCATTAGGTGGGCACAGAGCAAGCCACAAGAAGAACAGAGTTTCAAACAAAACAGAGCAACGAAGCGAAACAGAGTACGACAATCTAGTTGTTGTTGCAGAGAAGAGAGTCCATGAATGTCCGATATGTCTTAGAGTTTTCTTGTCGGGACAAGCACTTGGTGGTCATAAGAGATCACACGGACTAGGGAACTTGTCTGTAAACCACCATCATCAAGTACATGGAACAGAGTCAGTGAAACAGAGGATGATAGATCTTAATCTTCCTGCACCAAGAGAGGAAGACGAAGTCTCTGTGGTGTTTCAATGA